In Aedes albopictus strain Foshan chromosome 3, AalbF5, whole genome shotgun sequence, the following are encoded in one genomic region:
- the LOC115262565 gene encoding angiopoietin-4-like produces MFDKARLILCMVLLLWSSSVQSAEGSYEDVITKLDNLLYRVVMSEVNIKERLEETEGQLKKTLEQLDTLMGHQSDLVQNDNQLLSMIEQQYEKLKQNQENIREEFTTMVVRVGEEVSDEFNLLRSNMDQRFGRTEEGLERLIQKQDGFAANHETLANELVEMEKYISEKFMLGMANLGQRFDETGEKFEEIRQNQENDNAELSLTLMNMKNDIDHNFNMMVSNVIEGFENADIQFDRLMQNSDDVAAGHDELTSIMTKLEQFVGEQYITTLTNITDQFDRTNNQIDDLARNQDNSRSELSSKLTSMKQDITNQFNAIASSVNEGFSKTDVGFDRLTQAQSGLAANQQTFSSALSKMGNDVNDLLGKISSNINDRSDKLENQHKTTKDQLDRLLQDLENHRVELTTAMIEIEHSASQNFSALTSYAEQILQQQGSCAKPEGPEEQPEEQPEEKPEEQPEKQPEPQPEEKPEDVEVITCKTIGSSTSGLYQLKPFGTNETLIEYCEQEKFGGGWLVMQYRFDGSEDFYRNWNEYKNGFGTYAGEFWIGLEKIHRLTSNKNIELIVELKDYHNNYIYARYDAFEIGSEAQKYSLEKLGTYSGTAGNSMKSNAGKKFTTKDNDNDGAASLNCAVSRMGAWWFDWGYSGDFNGMCGAADLNGMYGVRGDWQSIFWYGYNQYDGMKYTRMMIREV; encoded by the exons ATGTTCGACAAAGCCCGGCTCATCCTTTGCATGGTACTGCTTCTGTGGAGTTCAAGTGTCCAATCCGCCGAAGGTAGCTATGAAGATGTAATCACAAAATTGGACAACCTCCTATATCGGGTTGTGATGAGTGAGGTCAACATCAAGGAGCGCCTCGAGGAAACGGAAGGTCAGCTCAAGAAGACCTTGGAGCAGCTCGATACCCTCATGGGTCATCAGAGCGATCTGGTGCAAAACGACAATCAGCTTTTATCCATGATAGAACAGCAGTATGAAAAGCTGAAGCAGAATCAGGAAAACATACGCGAGGAGTTTACAACTATGGTAGTCCGTGTGGGTGAAGAAGTGAGTGATGAATTCAATTTGCTGAGGAGTAACATGGACCAGCGCTTTGGAAGAACTGAGGAGGGGTTAGAACGTTTGATCCAAAAACAAGATGGCTTTGCCGCAAATCATGAAACATTGGCTAATGAATTGGTTGAAATGGAGAAGTACATTAGTGAAAAATTCATGTTGGGAATGGCAAACTTAGGCCAACGCTTCGATGAGACAGGAGAAAAGTTTGAAGAGATTAGGCAGAACCAGGAAAATGATAACGCGGAGTTATCCTTGACACTGATGAATATGAAGAACGATATCGATCACAACTTTAACATGATGGTTTCAAACGTGATCGAAGGCTTCGAAAATGCAGATATTCAATTCGATCGTCTCATGCAAAACAGCGATGACGTTGCTGCAGGTCATGATGAACTAACATCCATTATGACAAAACTAGAGCAATTTGTTGGTGAACAGTACATCACGACGCTGACGAACATAACTGATCAGTTTGATAGAACTAACAATCAAATCGACGATCTCGCGAGGAATCAGGACAACAGTCGCAGTGAGCTGTCATCGAAGTTGACCAGTATGAAACAAGATATAACCAACCAGTTCAACGCGATCGCGTCCAGCGTAAACGAAGGTTTCTCGAAAACGGATGTGGGCTTTGATCGCCTCACTCAGGCTCAAAGCGGATTAGCAGCAAATCAACAAACCTTTTCTTCCGCGTTGAGCAAAATGGGTAACGACGTGAACGATCTGCTTGGCAAAATATCGTCAAACATCAATGATCGATCCGATAAGCTcgaaaatcagcacaaaacgacAAAAGATCAGCTGGATCGCCTTCTGCAGGATCTGGAAAATCATCGCGTAGAGTTAACAACGGCGATGATCGAAATTGAACACAGCGCAAGTCAGAACTTCAGTGCGCTTACAAGCTACGCAGAGCAAATTTTACAACAACAAGGAAGTTGTGCAAAACCGGAAGGACCCGAGGAACAACCCGAAGAGCAACCCGAGGAAAAACCCGAGGAACAACCCGAGAAACAGCCAGAGCCACAACCCGAGGAAAAACCCGAGGATGTTGAAGTTATAACGTGCAAGACCATTGGTTCCAGCACTTCTGGTCTGTACCAGCTGAAACCCTTCGGCACCAACGAAACCTTGATAGAATACTGTGAGCAGGAAAAGTTCGGTGGTGGCTGGTTGGTAATGCAGTATCGATTCGATGGCTCGGAGGACTTCTACCGCAACTGGAACGAGTACAAAAATGGTTTTGGAACTTACGCAGGAGAGTTCTGGATTGGTTTGGAGAAAATACATCGTCTGAccagcaataaaaacattgaactGATTGTCGAACTAAAGGACTACCACAACAATTACATCTATGCGCGATACGATGCCTTTGAAATTGGCAGTGAGGCGCAGAAGTACTCACTGGAGAAGCTGGGAACGTACAGCGGAACCGCTGGCAACTCCATGAAATCCAACGCAGGTAAAAAATTCACGACCAAGGATAACGACAACGATGGAGCCGCGAGTTTGAACTGTGCTGTTAGTAGAATGGGCGCATGGTGGTTCGATTGGGGTTACAGTGG aGATTTCAATGGAATGTGTGGAGCTGC TGATCTGAATGGAATGTACGGCGTTAGAGGTGATTGGCAATCCATCTTTTGGTACGGATACAACCAATATGATGGAATGAAGTACACCAGAATGATGATCCGAGAAGTATAA